The DNA window TTTTGTATCTTTTATTGGTTTTCCATTCTCAAAAGTAGCTTTTCCTTTAACCAAAGTATATTCAACACTTCTTAAATCAAATGCTGTTTTTAATAATGAAGACAAATCTTTACCAACCATGAATATTCTTTGAAATGTTACTTTTTCCCCATTTTTTATAGAAACTGTTTTAATTTCTGGATCTGCAAAAATATAGGAAATATGTATATCTCTTAATTTTCCTTCTTCGCCAGTTTCTGTTGTAGTAACACCATAAGCAATTTCATCACCTTGTGCTCCTAACAAATCTGTATCTATTCTATTTACTTTATAACCGAGACCAAATGTAAATGGTCTTGCATATCCAAAAAATGTTGCGTCTCCCAAAATCATTTTATCTATATCTTTTCCACTTTGATTTTCAAGAGTTGTTTTCATTATTAAATAATTTACACCAGGTAATAGCATATATGTAGAGGTAATTTTAACTCCTGGTATGTCAGAATGATGACCTACTAATTTTAATACTGCAGGTCCTCCATCAGAACCATTATTCAAAACAAATACATTTTCATAAATTGCTTGTTTTGGCCAACCAAAATATGTATGCATTTCATCAAATTGATCTTCTCCACCTAAATAAATAGCATCAAGAAGATTTCCTCCAGACTTCATATATCCGTGGTAATTGCCAAGATTACCGATTAAAAATTCAACCTTTTCATTGGATAAAATATAATCTCCAACCTTACCATCTGCAGCTGGTCCTGGTAATAATTGACTCTTATCCATAATTTTGAATGCTTTAGCATTTGGAAATACAGATACAGCTAATAAAACTACTAACATCAATAAAATATATAACTTTTTATGCACTTTAATACCCCCTTTTTGAATGATAATATATATATACATATATATTATATGTATGCAAAATATAATGCTACACCTTTTTATTCGTTTTGTCAAATATAAAAAACGCTATCTAAATCCTTTGAGATTATTTAAATATAATTATTTCTTATTAATAAATAAAATTTATTTTTTTAAAAATATACTTTAACCTCCTCTATAGGAATTGACAAAAATAAAAAAAAAGAGTATAATAAAATCGAACGAACGTTCGATTGGGGGTGATTATATCGAAAGCATTAAAGAAAGAATTTTTAAAAGTGCTGTGGATTTATTTTTTAAAAAGGGATTTGAAGCTACTGGGGTTAGAGAAATTGCAAAAAAAGCAAATGTTAGTATATCCATGATTAATTATCATTTTGGATCAAAAAAAGGAATTTTAAAAGAAATTATAGAAGTATTTTTTTCTCGAATGAACGAACTGCTTGAAAATGAACATATAATAGAAAAAGATTTTGAAAAGAGATTACGTCTTGCAATAAAATCTTTAATTCAGGCTTTAAGAGAAAATGAAAAACTGTTTAAAATTATAATGATTTATATTCCAGAAAGTGAAAATGAACTTTTGAACCTGCGAACAAAAAAACTTAAAAATATAATTTTCAAAAAAGTACTACAAGATAAATTTAAAAAGGAGAATAAAAATATACGATATGATATCATCGGTCCAGCTTTAAGTGGTATGATTTTTTCACATTTTTTATTAAAAGATTTAATTCCTCAAATTGTAGAAACTAAAATAGATGATGATTTTTATAAAATATATCCTGATTATATAGCAGATATATATTTATATGGTGTTTTGAAAAAATTTGAAGAGGAGTTGGAATAATGGAAAAGTATATTGATTTTTTGTTCAAAAATAAGAAAAAACTACTATTTTTGCTTGGAATTATCAATTTAATTGCCTTAATTGGTTTGTTTCACATAAAAATAAATGTAGATATGAAAACATTTTTACCTACAGACTCA is part of the Marinitoga sp. 1197 genome and encodes:
- a CDS encoding TetR/AcrR family transcriptional regulator, with the protein product MTKIKKKSIIKSNERSIGGDYIESIKERIFKSAVDLFFKKGFEATGVREIAKKANVSISMINYHFGSKKGILKEIIEVFFSRMNELLENEHIIEKDFEKRLRLAIKSLIQALRENEKLFKIIMIYIPESENELLNLRTKKLKNIIFKKVLQDKFKKENKNIRYDIIGPALSGMIFSHFLLKDLIPQIVETKIDDDFYKIYPDYIADIYLYGVLKKFEEELE